The following proteins come from a genomic window of Theileria equi strain WA chromosome 2 map unlocalized gcontig_1105316255037, whole genome shotgun sequence:
- a CDS encoding conserved hypothetical protein (encoded by transcript BEWA_042580A) has translation MFIINDILGSEKIFYCSYSDSILASNRDEVKKVVSKIPVNIRPSAIDLYTELRVRETNIQISTILKSYKSYPYEICKSRLYYFESTGREIIENDEIKNQPLICEYSNLFNSIHGIKLDDSCIYQQYSKNIGEQHHFHKLSKKHFYYRKYEGFNLEIENISLSSVFSIYLEYGDNKCGTYDKDKSKGSDIYQYTGVKIPSEINFGPVRFYKFGPFSSIGSPKTVKICACSSNGSENDTYSCLRKEDFRDEIGDIIVTDFWKHDTKTLFVGESIKVKVENKISILIDTEVIGKCSKIFEKYSINWVTGNIKLTPNLSKHIHLGRKIDDHNYFEATPGTFNVCLIENETGVVHDYFESYRISGVKDNVETFLHMDSSKKLHGQAITIEAFFIEEAKIDSVSLMESEDHCTGEVMGTWSDGPYPYPISNLNKSSKMLIYTGFSANLYKENSAKTHRICIRYRDDSKLYPIGHAKLKNYYEYNLQHPIYSNFLLGFPPYDVINYDISDDSRIFKTWINQNYFFSQNLGNHEYEEKEIFYGQIKPFVDKFFGGMIHFQTYPSENALVIWTTGKGEMTLFPIWKVGIESPLSLRMTVISGTIYWYVLMRSTNMVVRYDVMTLKNRYTISDVKVFNDIKLYNPTAIEILQSNKITRILVLDSATNCIHLFSEHLKVIKMLCRSNQIEFGLSHPTSLSCVLEETSSGKFHCFSSQSRCNSILWFSVDITTDEIAQNGNYESGTLVDDLDPMLGVPTSLAAFNYKSSKIHTIVIIFTRENDRNGYILSANTITKQMTFMTSTQTIPGDKRLKLVRIFSNMSEDMNLMFLGETLTEGAVKQRYTLDDILRNFGNPKTIQWYLTWNKLSNLVHIPEFKYDLPEWIKINDEYALAPKVKNYQRFPQNLEYSISSEDGDVKNDDNFFIDPVSGILKVTVKRMKTQKIKFKITASILGLERVLHLETNITCLDGEYYNGSTCVSCPLASYNSISMVKNDGKYWSLCKSCPENETTKNEGSTSEGDCTCKAGYSVIKNDDMTLRCKPCPRGTYKNVIGFDNCIDSCYKNSVSEVIGSTTEEERFCKCLPGYYWGGHYENTTDCLECEKGFYCEGGFKSKFYKCPLNTTTKNKLATSIDDCICKAGYEPVDPVTINTSLEHSLRFVLMEKYKIMGKNPIICVPCPFNKYKESNSSDKCSYCPPNSFSKMTGNTKKSDCNRCQPGYYETNDEEIPCKPCLKGMICVGSIPKKDIYKQLAGKMSPCQPNSLTFPPYTNNQDPNYCLCDVGYVSGSNSVLNKCVQVPKNYYKDKVGNIPASACPNGSLTLAPGAVSKNACVCDKGYYFDNTSQHCTMCPNGKYCLGGKDENMVDRQPMDCQDTNAQTKYPGASSASECACKPGYYANTDAQNACTECPENHYKSYISNDACVRCDENSSTNGKTGATSKEQCVCDPGYYFDKSCVACDFRDKFCPGGLVLKRDSDVSTFETRPPEKCPENTEIPPGVDNASSIDYCQCSKGYAFASKDLDNNIKTCTPCPPGTYKSSVMDSNCNGLCTQNATSLQGAKSPMQCFCQMGYFYLAGGICTKCLEGSRCDGGLTNTRGITEEDVDVDIDDHTKPVAIEGYYLDKINQKLRKPDDWKFIKCPIKGACLGGGKCSKSMEHYLCSECKKGYTNNFTKGAICQKCPNMAINLSVIMVWYFILLLINIVMACLNVSAGFNRRSIHSVVIKIALNYCICTSVLNVVNFDDLNLPKSVKSFTTSWIKMFDSDDIVYYTSIDCILRSWFNLNHADSFFYAMLYMFFLPVILLFVVTVLMWTILELFKIKRYKVTTAKLALLQQSKARGLEPLAERLRDEYANERLFLIFRYIPLPGETKWTKSVHFIEDMIPIYVTVLFSVHGKITSKMLGLLDCVYIDLGRSIPGKYMLRPAMSVRCSLNPSHGYIPYLALGMTGLIIWGFGIPFLSFMVLYVNRKNLYAPDIRMKYGFLHNGFRQDYWYWETVVFTRKSLVLVIGSIVIVPSQNLSGSRIWMALVVAVIFLIIQLFYKPFDERDYFVLGKLESHSMIAWTLTLIFASLIIEVNFTDWDNMWLLGLTIVFNSLFIAEVFYELFIAYFSSFRLFRKCLNLFPFRKEPMVSYYQNQRIISLSLQNKDTSWKISPSSIANRHERYFITTLGELYRIALSHLRLDVLPSTFIEFLVRFSISFSSFEEKMIKERVFKSFSEGKISNLIVLAREQESANFKKIVNLDKVEAYYRLNKTESIFDKDYLGVIGLKKENINSILDSMFNENILTNKRALSDIYLSLAKICNMDKNIFLYIFSLFKCVKEYMEMEAYTKTLERLENIRSDLKVKRDEDEMKQELNDMQSQVDELKKRITIYKDKLEMLEYGPDTVARKDALDPDFCQMMQDFGFGLRDK, from the exons ATGTTTATAATTAATGACATCCTAGGAAgtgaaaaaattttttacTGTTCATATAGTGACAGTATTCTTGCGTCCAACAGAGATGAGGTAAAAAAGGTAGTATCGAAAATACCCGTAAATATAAGACCCAGTGCAATTGATCTCTATACTGAGCTCCGTGTTAGAGAGACAAATATCCAAATTAGTACCATACTAAAAAGCTATAAAAGTTATCCATATGAGATATGTAAATCGAGGTTATACTACTTTGAATCTACTGGTCGTGAAATTATAGAAAACGACGAAATTAAAAATCAACCACTCATCTGTGAATATTCAAATTTATTCAATTCCATACACGGAATAAAGTTGGATGATAGTTGCATTTATCAGCAGTACTCAAAAAATATAGGTGAACAACATCACTTCCATAAACTTTCTAAAAAGCACTTTTATTACAGAAAATATGAAGGGTTTAATCTTGAGATTGAGAATATTTCATTGTCAAGCGTATTCTCAATATATTTAGAATACGGAGATAATAAATGTGGTACTTATGACAAGGATAAATCTAAAGGTTCTGATATATACCAATACACTGGAGTTAAAATTCCAAGCGAAATTAATTTTGGTCCTGTAAGGTTCTACAAATTTGGGCCATTTAGCTCAATTGGAAGTCCAAAGACTGTCAAGATTTGTGCTTGTTCAAGTAATGGGTCGGAAAACGATACATATTCATGTCTAAGAAAAGAGGATTTCAGAGATGAAATTGGTGATATCATAGTAACAGACTTCTGGAAACATGACACAAAAACGCTTTTTGTTGGCGAAAGCATAAAAGTAAAGGTAGAAAATAAAATCTCCATATTAATAGATACAGAAGTGATAGGTAAATgttcaaaaatatttgaaaaatactccattaattGGGTTACAGGAAATATAAAACTTACACCAAACCTATCCAAACATATTCATCTCGGCAGAAAGATAGATGATCACAACTATTTTGAAGCTACGCCTGGGACTTTTAATGTTTGTTTGATTGAAAATGAAACGGGAGTAGTTCACGACTATTTTGAGAGCTACCGAATATCTGGAGTAAAAGATAATGTGGAAACCTTTCTTCACATGGATTCATCTAAAAAGTTACATGGACAGGCAATAACTATCGAGGCATTTTTTATTGAAGAGGCTAAAATTGATTCTGTCTCTCTTATGGAATCTGAAGATCACTGTACAGGTGAAGTCATGGGAACTTGGAGTGATGGTCCCTATCCTTATCCTATAAGCAACCTGAACAAAAGCTCTAAGATGCTCATATATACTGGTTTTAGTGCTAATTTATACAAGGAAAATTCCGCTAAAACACATAGAATATGCATACGATATCGAGACGATTCTAAATTATACCCTATAGGGCATGCAAAACTCAAAAATTATTATGAGTATAATCTTCAACATCCAATCTATTCAAACTTTTTACTTGGATTTCCTCCGTACGATGTAATAAATTATGACATTTCTGATGATTCCAGGATCTTTAAAACATGGATTAATCAGAATTACTTCTTTTCTCAAAATTTGGGAAACCATGAATATGAGGAAAAAGAAATTTTTTACGGCCAGATTAAACCGTTTGTAGATAAGTTTTTTGGTGGAAtgatacattttcaaaCTTATCCATCCGAAAATGCTTTAGTAATTTGGACAACGGGAAAAGGAGAAATGACCCTATTTCCTATATGGAAAGTTGGAATTGAATCTCCTTTGTCTCTGCGCATGACTGTTATATCTGGGACTATCTATTGGTATGTACTAATGAGATCAACAAATATGGTTGTGAGGTATGATGTCATGACTTTGAAGAATAGGTATACCATCAGCGATGTTAAAGTCTTTAACGACATAAAGTTATACAATCCTACCGCCATAGAGATTTTGCAGTCGAATAAAATAACTAGAATACTTGTTTTAGATTCTGCCACAAATTGTATACACTTGTTTAGTGAACATTTAAAGGTTATAAAAATGTTGTGTCGTTCCAACCAAATCGAGTTTGGTCTGTCTCATCCAACAAGTTTGTCTTGCGTACTAGAAGAAACATCTTCTGGAAAATTTCATTGCTTTTCATCTCAGAGTAGGTGTAATAGTATATTATGGTTTTCCGTTGATATAACTACGGATGAAATAGCACAGAATGGTAATTATGAATCAGGTACATTGGTTGACGACTTGGATCCTATGCTAGGTGTTCCTACGTCTCTAGCCGCATTCAATTACAAGAGTTCAAAAATACATACTATTGTTATaatttttacaagagaAAATGACAGGAATGGATATATACTATCGGCTAACACAATCACAAAACAGATGACTTTTATGACATCCACGCAAACTATTCCAGGAGATAAAAGATTGAAATTAGTaagaatattttcaaatatgTCGGAGGATATGAACTTGATGTTTTTGGGGGAGACTCTTACTGAAGGGGCTGTAAAACAAAGGTATACCCTTGATGATATTCTtagaaattttggaaatccGAAAACAATACAATGGTATTTGACATGGAACAAATTGAGCAATCTCGTACACATTCCCGAATTCAAATACGATTTACCGGAATGGATAAAAATTAACGATGAATATGCCTTAGCACCAAAGGTAAAGAACTATCAACGCTTTCcacaaaatttggaatataGCATTTCTTCCGAGGATGGAGACGTAAAAAATGATGACAATTTTTTTATTGATCCGGTATCTGGTATTTTAAAAGTCACggtgaaaaggatgaaaacgcaaaaaataaaattcAAAATTACTGCAAGTATTCTTGGATTAGAAAGGGTTCTTCACTTGGAAACAAATATTACTTGTTTGGACGGTGAATACTATAACGGAAGTACTTGTGTTTCATGTCCTCTTGCTTCATACAACTCTATATCTATGGTAAAAAATGATGGTAAATACTGGTCATTATGCAAGTCCTGTCCAGAAAACGAAACTACTAAAAACGAAGGATCAACATCGGAGGGCGATTGCACATGCAAAGCTGGATACAGTGTCATcaagaatgatgatatGACATTAAGATGCAAGCCATGCCCCAGAGGAACATACAAGAATGTGATTGGATTTGACAATTGCATAGATTCTTGCTACAAAAATTCAGTTTCCGAAGTTATAGGAAGTACCACAGAAGAGGAAAGGTTTTGCAAATGTTTACCCGGTTATTATTGGGGCGGACATTACGAAAATACAACGGATTGCCTAGAGTGTGAAAAAGGATTTTACTGTGAAGGGGGCTTCAAATccaaattttacaaatgcCCACTGAATACAACAACGAAAAATAAACTGGCCACTTCTATAGATGACTGTATTTGTAAGGCTGGATATGAACCAGTGGATCCAGTAACCATTAATACATCCCTTGAACACTCATTGAGATTTGTTTTAATGGagaaatacaaaataatGGGCAAAAATCCCATAATATGTGTACCATGCCCATTTAATAAGTATAAAGAGAGCAATTCCTCAGATAAATGTTCTTATTGTCCTCCTAACTCATTCTCCAAGATGACCGGAAACACTAAAAAGTCTGACTGTAACAGGTGCCAGCCAGGCTACTATGAAACGAATGATGAGGAAATCCCGTGCAAACCATGTTTAAAAGGAATGATATGTGTAGGTTCCATACCAAAGAAagatatttataaacaaCTTGCTGGAAAGATGTCACCGTGTCAACCAAATTCGTTAACATTTCCACCGTATACAAACAACCAAGATCCAAACTACTGTCTTTGCGATGTTGGTTATGTTTCTGGTTCGAATTCAGTTTTGAACAAGTGTGTGCAGGTGCCAAAGAACTATTACAAGGACAAGGTTGGTAACATTCCTGCGAGTGCTTGTCCAAACGGGTCACTGACTCTAGCCCCCGGAGCAGTATCCAAAAACGCTTGCGTCTGTGACAAGGGCTACTACTTTGACAACACATCTCAGCACTGCACAATGTGTCCAAATGGGAAATACTGTCTGGGTGGCAAGGATGAGAACATGGTCGATAGACAACCCATGGACTGCCAGGACACCAATGCCCAAACCAAATACCCTGGAGCCTCTTCTGCATCAGAATGCGCATGCAAGCCTGGTTACTATGCGAACACAGACGCACAAAATGCGTGTACCGAGTGTCCCGAAAACCACTACAAGTCATACATCTCCAATGACGCCTGCGTACGCTGTGACGAAAACTCATCCACAAATGGCAAAACAGGCGCCACCTCAAAGGAACAGTGTGTCTGCGACCCAGGTTACTACTTTGATAAGAGTTGTGTGGCATGCGACTTCAGGGACAAGTTCTGTCCGGGAGGACTCGTCCTCAAGAGGGATTCAGATGTATCCACCTTCGAAACACGTCCCCCGGAAAAGTGCCCAGAAAACACAGAGATTCCTCCAGGTGTGGACAATGCCAGCTCCATAGACTACTGCCAGTGCAGCAAGGGCTACGCATTCGCGTCCAAAGATCTGGACAACAACATCAAAACGTGCACACCATGTCCTCCAGGCACCTACAAGAGTTCAGTGATGGACTCCAACTGTAATGGATTATGCACCCAAAATGCAACCAGTTTGCAAGGAGCTAAAAGTCCCATGCAGTGCTTCTGTCAAATGGGATATTTCTACCTGGCTGGAGGAATCTGCACAAAGTGTCTTGAAGGCTCCAGATGTGATGGAGGATTGACAAATACCAGAGGTATAACCGAAGAAGACGTTGATGTGGACATTGATGACCATACCAAACCAGTCGCTATAGAGGGCTATTACCTGGACAAAATCAACCAGAAGCTGAGGAAGCCAGACGACTGGAAGTTTATCAAGTGCCCTATCAAAGGCGCCTGTCTGGGTGGTGGCAAATGCTCAAAGTCCATGGAACACTATCTCTGTAGTGAGTGCAAAAAGGGTTATACCAACAACTTCACCAAGGGTGCCATTTGTCAGAAATGTCCAAACATGGCAATCAATCTCTCAGTCATCATGGTCTGGTACTTTATACTCCTGCTCATCAACATTGTCATGGCCTGTCTCAACGTCAGTGCTGGCTTCAACCGCCGCTCCATACACTCTGTAGTTATCAAGATTGCACTCAACTACTGCATTTGCACATCAGTCCTCAACGTTGTCAATTTTGATGATCTCAACCTACCCAAAAGCGTCAAATCATTCACAACCTCATGGATCAAAATGTTCGACTCTGACGACATTGTCTACTACACCTCAATCGACTGCATTCTCAGAAGCTGGTTCAACCTCAACCACGCAGACTCCTTCTTCTACGCAATGCTATACATGTTCTTTCTACCTGTCATTCTGCTCTTTGTAGTCACGGTACTCATGTGGACAATCCTAGAGCTATTCAAAATAAAAAGATACAAAGTAACCACGGCGAAGCTGGCCCTCCTGCAACAGTCTAAGGCAAGGGGATTAGAACCACTAGCAGAGAGACTCCGTGACGAATACGCAAACGAAAGAttattcctcatcttcagaTACATCCCACTGCCAGGAGAAACAAAGTGGACAAAGTCAGTGCACTTTATAGAGGACATGATTCCCATTTATGTGACTGTCCTCTTCTCAGTCCATGGAAAAATCACAAGCAAAATGCTGGGACTCCTCGACTGCGTGTACATTGACCTAGGAAGATCAATCCCAGGAAAGTATATGCTGCGACCAGCCATGAGTGTGAGATGCTCACTCAACCCCTCGCACGGCTACATACCGTACCTTGCCCTAGGCATGACTGGTCTCATCATTTGGGGGTTCGGAATCCCGTTCCTCTCATTCATGGTGCTCTACGTCAACAGGAAAAACCTCTATGCTCCAGACATACGCATGAAGTACGGCTTCCTCCACAACGGTTTCAGACAGGACTACTGGTACTGGGAGACTGTCGTCTTCACCAGAAAGAGTCTCGTCCTAGTCATTGGCAGCATCGTCATCGTCCCGTCACAAAACCTCAGCGGATCTAGAATATGGATGGCCCTGGTCGTCGCCGTCATATTCCTCATCATCCAACTCTTCTACAAGCCATTCGACGAAAG GGACTATTTCGTCCTGGGAAAACTAGAAAGTCACAGCATGATTGCGTGGACCCTAACACTCATATTCGCATCACTCATCATCGAGGTCAATTTCACAGACTGGGACAACATGTGGCTACTAGGTCTCACCATCGTCTTCAACTCACTCTTCATTGCAGAAGTCTTCTACGAACTATTTATCGCGTACTTTTCTAGCTTTAGACTTTTCAGAAAATGTCTAAACCTCTTCCCTTTTCGCAAAGAACCCATGGTTTCCTATTACCAAAATCAACGCATAATTTCGCTCTCTCTACAGAATAAAGACACTTCTTGGAAAATTTCACCCAGCAGCATAGCCAATAGACACGAGCGTTACTTTATAACAACACTTGGCGAATTGTACCGTATAGCCTTGTCTCACTTGAGGCTGGATGTTCTTCCATCTACCTTTATTGAGTTTCTAGTTAGGTTTTCCATATCATTTTCCAGTTTTGAGgaaaaaatgataaaggaGAGAGTGTTCAAGAGTTTTTCCGAGGGTAAGATATCGAATTTGATTGTGCTTGCAAGGGAACAAGAATCAGCCAACTTTAAAAAAATCGTAAACCTAGACAAAGTTGAGGCATATTATAGGTTAAACAAGACAGAAAGCATATTTGACAAGGACTATCTTGGTGTGATTGGACtaaagaaggaaaacaTCAACAGCATACTAGATTCCATGTTTAACGAGAACATTTTGACCAATAAGAGAGCCCTTTCTGATATTTACCTTTCACTGGCCAAGATTTGCAACATGGACAAGAATATattcctttacatttttagTTTattcaaatgtgtaaaggAATACATGGAGATGGAAGCATATACAAAGACACTAGAGCGTCTAGAAAACATTAGGAGTGACCTAAAGGTGAAACGAGACGAAGATGAAATGAAACAAGAGCTAAATGATATGCAATCTCAAGTCGACGAGTTGAAGAAACGCATAACAATATACAAGGATAAATTAGAGATGCTAGAATATGGACCAGACACAGTAGCCAGAAAAGATGCACTAGACCCAGACTTTTGCCAAATGATGCAAGATTTTGGCTTTGGTCTTAGAGACAAATAA
- a CDS encoding Elongation factor Tu GTP binding domain containing protein (encoded by transcript BEWA_042590A) yields the protein MVWCNTILLFVAQIPGILSFVPNVSEHVDLSPHFTEIYRKQPTGSRIDFTRRPNSIYQSHGSELTASNQRGITNSHNFGVKSGLDDESTGPEELDGTLIRNFCIIAHVDHGKSTLADRFLEYTKAVPSDSIQEQYLDNMELERERGITIKLQTAMIKYNSSIDGNTYQLNLIDTPGHIDFNHEARRSISACEGAILVVDGTKGIQAQTVTTAKIAIENNLKIIPVINKIDIPHCDIANTTSDLKEIFGFKDDEILKVSAKTGIGIEEILETIVMRIPPPKIHLDKPFRALVFDSHYDVHKGVVCYVRVVDGKLKKLDEITLIGTDIGGKTSSLGILLPEMKETESLQSGQVGWISANIKESSKIQVGDTISLKSAVKRGTVEPINRFEDSKPTVFAGIYPTGSTDYIQLRAALDKLKLNDHSFIYEPCESSIAGQGFKCGFNGLLHLDIIVQRLEREYGAEVVITSPSVPYKCTLVNGSVVVVHDAVHWPEDSRIKFTEEPWTNVTVRVPGDTIGKVMKLLSRLRGEFVEKSEMEGTNTVVLNYRVPLSEIISEFFDKLKSLTNGYGSFDYHDIFYKEIELCKLRILLNGEEAHGLATITPRASAYDTGKLLVETLCKIIPKKLFKIPVQASIGKRVIASGSIPAIKKNVIEKCSGGDPSRKRKLLENQAKGKKVMAQVGNVSVPADAYKEILKALRP from the exons ATGGTATGGTGTAATACCATCCTCCTGTTCGTTGCCCAAATCCCAGGGATTCTTTCATTTGTTCCAAATGTATCGGAACATGTGGACTTAAGTCCACATTTTACCGAAATTTATCGCAAACAACCAACAGGAAGCAGGATTGACTTTACTAGAAGACCTAATTCAATTTATCAGAGTCATGGCTCCGAGCTAACAGCCTCTAACCAACGAGGAATTACAAACTCTCATAATTTCGGGGTTAAATCTGGATTAGACGACGAAAGTACTGGACCAGAGGAATTAGATGGGACTTTAATACGTAACTTTTGTATTATAGCCCATGTAGACCATGGCAAATCTACCTTGGCAGACAGATTCTTGGAGTATACCAAAGCAG TTCCATCTGATTCAATCCAAGAACAATATTTGGATAATATGGAATTGGAAAGAGAGAGAGGGATAACAATCAAGCTTCAAACAGCCATGATAAAGTACAACTCCTCCATTGATGGAAATACATACCAACTCAACCTTATAGATACTCCAGG GCATATTGATTTTAATCACGAGGCTAGAAGATCAATATCTGCTTGTGAAGGTGCTATTCTGGTTGTTGACGGTACAAAAGGAATCCAGGCACAAACTGTTACAACTGCAAAAATCGCAATTGAAAACAATTTAAAGATTATACCAGTGATTAATAAAATTGATATACCTCATTGTGATATCGCAAATACAACTTCAGACTTGAAAGAAATATTTGgttttaaagatgatgagaTTTTAAAGGTTTCTGCCAAAACGGGTATTGGAATAGaagaaattttggaaactATTGTAATGAGAATTCCACCACCTAAGATACACTTGGATAAACCATTTCGTGCCCTTGTTTTTGACAGCCACTATGATGTACACAAGGGAGTGGTTTGCTATGTAAGGGTCgttgatggaaaattaAAGAAGCTTGATGAGATAACCCTAATTGGCACTGATATAGGTGgaaaaacttcttctttgggTATATTGTTGCCAGAAATGAAAGAAACAGAATCATTACAATCTGGCCAGGTCGGTTGGATTTCtgcaaatataaaggagTCGTCCAAAATACAAGTGGGTGACACAATATCATTGAAGTCTGCTGTAAAAAGGGGTACAGTTGAACCTATAAACAGGTTTGAAGACTCTAAACCTACCGTGTTTGCGGGAATTTATCCTACTGGTTCTACTGATTATATTCAATTAAGGGCGGCGTTGGATAAGCTCAAATTGAATGATCACTCCTTTATATATGAACCATGCGAATCAAGCATAGCTGGTCAAGGATTCAAGTGCGGATTTAATGGGCTTTTACATCTTGACATTATTGTCCAAAGGTTGGAAAGGGAATACGGTGCAGAGGTTGTAATAACTTCGCCTTCGGTGCCTTACAAATGCACACTAGTTAATGGTTCAGTAGTTGTTGTTCATGATGCGGTTCACTGGCCTGAAGATTCTAGAATAAAGTTTACTGAGGAGCCATGGACGAACGTTACAGTTAGAGTGCCCGGCGATACCATTGGAAAAGTAATGAAGTTACTGTCCAGACTACGTGGAGAATTTGTAGAGAAAAGTGAGATGGAGGGAACCAATACAGTAGTGCTAAACTACAGAGTTCCACTCTCTGAAATTATTTCCGAGTTTTTTGATAAGTTAAAGTCATTAACAAATGGATACGGATCTTTTGATTATCACgatatattttacaaggaGATTGAATTGTGTAAACTGAGAATTCTTCTCAACGGGGAAGAAGCTCATGGATTAGCCACGATAACACCTAGAGCTTCTGCTTATGATACGG GAAAGTTGTTGGTTGAGACTTTGTGTAAGATAATTCCCAAGAAACTTTTCAAGATTCCAGTTCAGGCCTCGATTGGCAAGCGTGTTATAGCTTCTGGCAGTATACCTGCGATTAAAAAGAACGTCATTGAAAAGTGCAGTGGAGGAGATCCCTCCAGAAAGAGAAAGCTTTTGGAGAATCAGGCAAAAGGCAAGAAAGTGATGGCACAAGTAGGTAATGTTAGCGTTCCAGCAGACGCCTACAAAGAGATTCTCAAGGCACTACGACCATGA
- a CDS encoding mitochondrial import receptor subunit tom40, putative (encoded by transcript BEWA_042600A) — MTIFRNVCLTCNNLLTSISSNGDGGTGRRSSFIPEDSKSKLKDLFTRGLLKDALFDKNLISDKLAGILKVAYCSENASGQPVEQPPFVISPFDLLTFENLTREYKNVMTQDNYDGFRLEADRQITPNLQASHTLFLGTLLRDVGYIYQIGANYASDDGKSLVMAKIGLDGNIVARGLVKVNKNLEIRANTNSRLKFDNQNAFEIGADYVSDFWTASLKSAWQGTWIWNVAYTHQIVPSFSVGSELTYININGASIGSLAARYVKGDHIFTCQLTRQPNFKLADFTKNEVTCARVQYTRKVNDRLSLAAELELTPTAKDSALRAGWDYMFRHARVQGNIDSCGRIAMQAQDFSGFGVSGCIDYWNNIYRFGFMMHLLPPPPEQRGPEEMVN; from the exons ATGACCATATTTCGCAACGTTTGCCTAACTTGCAATAATCTGTTAACCTCCATTAGTTCTAATGGAGACGGCGGAACTGGCCGGAGGAGCAGCTTTATCCCAGAGGATAGCAAGTCTAAATTGAAGGATCTGTTCACCCGTGGATTGCTAAAGGACGCCCTTTTCGACAAAAATCTTATATCTGATAAACTTGCTGGCATCTTGAAGGTAGCATACTGTTCTGAGAATGCATCAGGCCAACCTGTAGAACAGCCACCGTTTGTTATATCACC ATTCGATTTACTTACTTTTGAGAACTTGACACGGGAATACAAGAATGTCATGACTCAAGACAATTACGATGGGTTTAGGTTGGAAGCAGATAGACAAATCACTCCCAATTTACAAGCCAGCCATACACTATTTTTGGGTACATTGCTAAGGGATGTTGGCTATATTTATCAGATTGGAGCTAACTACGCAAgtgatgatggaaagtCCCTTGTTATGGCAAAAATAGGTTTGGATGGAAATATTGTTGCCAG AGGACTGGTAAAAGTTAACaagaatttggaaattAGAGCGAATACTAACTCACGCCTAAAGTTTGACAATCAAAATGCATTTGAAATCGGGGCAGATTATGTTTCTGATTTTTGGACAGCATCATTGAAGAGCGCATGGCAAG GAACCTGGATATGGAATGTTGCATACACTCATCAGATTGTTCCAAGTTTTTCTGTTGGCTCAGAATTAACATACATCAACATCAATGGCGCATCAATAGGTTCTTTGGCAGCAAGATATGTAAAGGGTGATCATATATTTACAT GCCAACTAACTCGTCAACCTAACTTCAAACTTGCGGATTTCACAAAAAATGAGGTTACTTGTGCCAGGGTTCAATATACTAGAAAGGTGAACGATAGACTATCACTAGCCGCAGAATTGGAACTTACTCCCACAGCCAAGGACTCAGCATTGCGCGCTGGATGGGATTATATGTTCAGACATGCCAGAGTGCAGGGTAACATAGATTCCTGTGGAAGAATTGCCATGCAAGCCCAAGACTTTTCTGGTTTTGGGGTAAGTGGTTGTATCGACTACTGGAACAATATTTATCGCTTTGGTTTCATGATGCATCTGCTTCCACCCCCTCCTGAGCAAAGAGGCCCTGAGGAAATGGTGAATTAG